ctaaagcaagattcccaagcatgtgaggaaccttattggctagtttgaatcaagcatctttgactacacatgcctcttatcctagctagactgaacctggacgaaattatgtatccctaatctatatgtgttgtaaactctctcattaatcaatctaatggagttttgagcctctctctctattctctcactaaaatctcttaatctctttaatcttctcatctgattatccctgattagttgaatcatgctctaatacacaaaagtgtatagattcatcctggtttgattggaacgacgaagaagctgtcctattcccaaactgtggaatcacctgattagaaagtgggataacttcttcatcccaactcctatgagatttattcaacttcctggtgtttcccaaccattttatgtatcaaaatcaagcttcttacaaagtgattcatcctggtttgattggattgacgaagaagctgtcctattcccaaactgggaaactggaatcacctgatttgaaagtgggataacttcttcatcccaactcctatgagatttattcaacttcctggtgattatccaacactttatgtatccaaatcaagcttcttacaaagtgattcatcctggtttgattggaacgacggagaagctgtcctattcccaaactaggaaactggaatcacctgattagaaagtgggataacttcttcatcccaactcctatgagatttattcaacttcctggtgtttctccaccattttatgtatcaaaatcaagcttcttacaaagtgattcatcctggtttgattggaacgacgaagaacctgtcctattcccaaactgggaaactggaatcacctgattagaaagtgggataacttcttcatcccaactcctattagatttattaaacttcctggtgattctccaacactttatgtatccaaatcaagcttcttacaaagtgattcatcctggtttgattggaaagacggagaagctgtcctattcccaaactgggaaactggaatcacctgattagtgttgagttgagttgattatattggtatggagagaagaggagttgaagaggagaagagatggagaagcttagggggtttgggtgtgaatggtacggacgtccgtacaaggccgtacatggccgtaccgtccgtaccaaaggcctcgaccaaaacttacccaactcgaccaagtgaaacggtaacaagggagtgttaccttggggacttaaggagaagggattaGACcattgagtggataagggaagagcgtgccaggctggaacaggctgtaaagaggcaaagcgtgtgagccttaccatccaatcatccggaaagcaaccttgactctacatgcttcaatagtgcccatttcgcctcttgtaaaccctaatgtcttctatataaatatgtaacctcactcattaataaaatcagttagttcgagtctctctaatctcttagactatggttttctcttagacactaaacggctcttcctagtctcttaatctttcacaaacttctcttaatcacttcctaaacactctctttactctaatcactctaaagatctcttaatctcatatggtatcagagccaggttcatttgaatctggggtttgatctttagagagttacaagctgaacgtctttgaagctacacgcgagtagtcttgaaggtgttgaagctgtggttcgttctagttgaagctgtgctacgttctgtgggtttgcgtgattctagactcaaggttggtgtgtacaagatccaagatacaagttttcaagtcaagcaaagatggaacaagggatgaacatgaggatgaaggtagcggttactttcaaaggtagcaactaccttgtgtggtctcggatggtgaagactgcggtgggaagtaagggtttgtgggggcacatcacaacaggggaggctccgaaactcattactcagggaggagatcaagaagaggtctccaatgaagcggctgtggagaaatggcaacaagaagacatgctggtgatgacggttctacacgcatccttggacccagctatcttagatgcctacagctactgtgaatcagccaaggagctgtgggacacgctgtagaaggtgtatgggaacatttccaacctcagccgtgtgtttgaagtgaagctagcgatcaaccgtctggcacaagaggacatggagttcactaagcacttggggaggttcaggtccttatggtcagagctggagatgctgaggccgagcacaactgatccagatcagttgaatgagaggcgcgagcaagacaaggtctttggtctacttctcacactgaacccggcctacacccagctcatccagcacatgttaaggtcagacaagcttccggaccttgaggaggtgtgtgcacaaatccaaagggagcagggatctatgggtttgtttggaggaaagggggagctctctcttgccaatcaagcagctcatgaggattcaaccgaggctccacaagcaaacaaggcggctcacgggaagtacgaggacaggaagttcaatggcaactgtgatcattgcaagaagcatggtcataagaagagccaatgctggatactgcacccacacctcaagccggccaagttcatgaaggagcgtgagggaagggcaaatgtgactgaaggttcaagtggagctggcaccagcaagatcagtgaagtggatgggcttggaggcaatgatgggaatgggaagtctctggtggcttacacaggcgcttcaagctcccgcagcaatgatgactacatcaagagatcagaccttgatgccctcttcaaaatgctaaaggaaaacggtaacacttacggttattcctttggagcttctatgattgcatataaggatgatcacttgattagagaactagtagaacggttagaagctaggaatgggtATAGacatgcttacattgctagaactgataagatgcatccatcacttagtaatctatgccataatgctaaacgagtaagtaaaccattgattgttgattctggtgcatcacatcatatgataagtgatgaaaacttgattaaggatatagaacctacacatggtcatgtgatgatagcaaatggggataagatacccattagaggaataggaaagcttaagctgtttaacaaagaatctagagctttttacatgcctgaattcacatcaaacctattatcagtgaagaaatgtactaatgatttacaatgcaatgttatctttagtcctaatgatgtgaagtttcaggatattgagagcagcagattgattgggaaaggggtgactaagggagatctctatatgcttgaagaactcacttctgttcctgattatagttgctcgtttacttctgcttctttgttgaataaaaatgcattgtggcatgctagagtaggacaccctcatgttaaagctttgaacttaatggtaccaggtgttgtgtttgagaacaaggattgtgaagcttgtattttaggcaagcattgtagaactgtgtttcaaaagtctactaccgtttatgataattgctttgatctaattcactctgatgtgtggactgccccttgcttatctagagatagttataagtactttgtcacattcattgatgaaaaatccaaatacacctggttaaccttaattcagaccaaagatagggtacttgatgcatttaggaactttcaaacttatgtaactaaccattatcatgctaagattaaaattttgagatcagataatggaggggagtacacgagtcatgcattcaagcaacacctatcacaacatgggatcctacatcaaacaagctgtccttatactccacagcaaaatggagtagctgagaggaagaataggcatctcatggaagtggcaaggtcacttatgtttcagagtaatgttccaaagagatttggagtgatgtggttgccactgcttgttacctaaTAAACAGAaccccaaccaaagttctgaatgagaaggctccatttgaagttctgaacaggtacaagccagctcttgattatttgcgagtctttgggtgcctatgctttgtactcaaaccaggagagatgatcaacaagctagaagcaaggagtactaaggctgtgttcataggatactcaactacacagaaaggatacaaatgctatgatcctatagcaaggagagttcttgtatctagagatgtgaagttcttggaagatagaggatactatgaagaaaagaatcaagaagacctgaaggatttaacatcagacaaggccaccaccttgcggatcattcttgaaggtcttggaatcagtacatcccaggatccaaggaatcacgcaactacacctcctgaagttggttcaccatcccaccttgatcatgagggaggagaggagcatgaggagcctatgcaagaggccaaccaagatgaaggaggagtagagaatgaaggagaagagagcataggctcggatggtcatggacatgatcatggtgtgacacaaacaccttctcaaaatgaagtggtagaagaacaacaggaagaagaaccggttgtgcagccactgagaaggagtacaaggataaggaaggatccttccagttgggtaaacacgagagtgtactacaatgcccaagctgtggagcatccttctcaagccgtgtgctcctttactcaatatccagaagcacattgcgctttcatggtaaacttggatgagaatcacatcccaagaagctatgaagaagcaatgaaagataaagaatggaaggaatcagttggagatgaggcaggagcaatgatcaagaatgatacatggtatgaaagtgagttaccaaaagggaagaaggctgtgactagtagatggatattcacaatcaagtacaaagcggatggaaagattgagaggaagaagtcaaggctagttgcaagaggtttcactcaaacttatggagaagtgttgaactgaagagaagatggagcttgtacaatgatagggcaagctctagaagatgtccagaagagttcaatcaagcttcagaagtgttctgaagtagttatcttgtgaagataagtccaggagggacttagactgatcagaagaaggaggaagagtattgggcataaatagggcgagtggtacggacaggagatccgtaccatcgaccgtacgACCACACCTCTCGACCACACATCCGGGAAACTCACCAGAagctgtgcaaacttagggcgttgGTTTCCAAGAGCAATCAGACGACCTTATCTTCTTTGTGACTGTTGGAAAGCAAGGGAAAGGAGAGAGGGCGTGGTCCAAGGACAGCCTGTCATGAGATGTAAAGGGAAAGCAAGTTGGACCATGAATCTAGACACATATGTGAGTAaaggttcatgggagccttAGCATAACCAATCAGGCAGCAGCTCCTCTCCACCAATCAGCTACCATCTCGTGCTCCCTTTGACCAGAAACAAGACTACATCCAAGCCATCCATTTCTCaagtcatttctatccattagattaagggtttatgattgcaaaGTGTAAAAGCCTATATAAGGCATTGTTGTGAACGttttgtaactcctaagggagtaagggggatttcccctctccacttcatgaatgataaacttgttcttgaatctcaaaccctaatctctaatctcttattctcctaatctctcagtctcttaatctttgttcctaagtctcttattctctcataaacactctcatcaatctctcttcataaatcacctagaacaagctctcatctttctccattggagtatTCACGCACACAtacaacaagagaagagaactctacaaatctcatatggtatcagagccaggttcatcagaacctgagctgaagCTTCCGCAAGTCCACAGCTCACGCCTCAGctcaaaaccaaaccattgATGCTTTCCCATCCAGTTCAGTCCcttatgaagaagaaggctgaaGCTTGGCGAGTTCCCTTGGTTCCTCATCCTGTTCTCTACCTGCTCAGATGGAGATTATCCTTGGAGGCAAAGGTGTATGGAGAGGCCTAACTAACCTGACTCCAAAGCTCCTTGTCCAAGAGAAGTTCCACATCAGGCTAAAAGAGTATGGTGCCAAGAGCTTGGCGCCTAGATGTtctgaagaaaggaggggtcttttgAGTTGATGGTACAAGATggtggccatgaactgaaggagaaggaggtggGTGATGATCTAGACTCTCAGTTCCAACAACAGTCATGGCCGGTTTCACAAAATGCAAAAGGaatcaacctggttccttgttgTAAGCAATTCTATAAACCatcttgataatgagcttgtgttgttgactggttgtgatgttgtgatgtgattgaaaacctgaggactgTTTAAAAGATtactaaatgaaataaaatgaatttagaatctgtcccaggatgcttaaagagcTTGGTTCCCTAGTAATCCTTTAagtgtactagttatactaagTTTACTAGCAGTTGTGTAAGCGCTTTAAAAGGACTAGTAATTTAACAGTATTACTAGGATTACTAGGTATGTTAATATGCTTATCTCCGGTTCATaatgatgcttgttgtgattgattgaatctgcttgcatacatgaaTTGAAACCGAAttgaaagctgttgcatatagtcttgtggctgtcttacattgaagcattagattcatgtctaaatgctgagtaaagaagctttaaaatgcctaagtagcttgcataaactgaaaaagaaaatgcttgtgcttagagagattgcttgcaaagatagaacttgaaaatgacttgttttaattcgttgcaatgcttgtgagattgggaatcaaacttgatgattaatcaaggattgatcccaatactcttgtgtcttatccttgctggagtttgagtggtgtttcaggttcacaagaagtgttctctGCTCACCTCCTATCCAAGACAAGAGGAAGACTtgaaccattgtgtggagcaatgggaagatacttgtgtgtagaagctggtttaagaagcgcaggccacgaggttgttgagctcctggttcaagacatacaagcggaagaccaaccattgtgtggagcaatgggaaggttcttgtgtgtagaagccggtttaagaagcgcaggccacgaggttgttgagctcctggttcaagacacacaagaagaagaaggtcaccaCCTAAGCCATGAGGAAGGCCGGTGATCTGAGGGTACTTGAAGCTAAAGGCAAAAGGGTGGATCAGTGATTTAAGCGCAGCTGTTAGGGTGATGTGCTCCTGGTCTTGAAGTTCATTGAGGCTCATTTCAAGCTTGGATCTCACCTATtctcggtctcaagcttgcggtgctaaatattcaaatgagcaaCCTGAAGAGCTAAAGTTCAAGACCTGTTTCCTCCTTATCATTACAATAGAATGATAAAATGAAGCCTGTTGCCAACATTCTGTGGGAAGTCCACAGCCTGCTCCAAAGAGGGTAGAGAGGATGTTGTGACAATGGAGAGATGACTTGTTGTTCTGTCCATGgtgttgacatgaagacatTCAGAGTATAAACAAGAAGTAGAGATCAAGAGAAGCATGCTTGATGAGGAGTTAAGTGGCGCATCCGTACAAGGGTGTACGGATATCTCTCCCTTAACCTAGCTTGGATATCAAGGCAAGTACTGGTAAGGCATTGACATGAGATCGCGTGTAAGAGCATCCTAAGTCCCTGGAGTTGTTTAATATAAAGAAGGTGACCGTTGGAAGCTAAGGAACAAAGCAAGATCACAtgtgaggttaaggaagagagagattGGCGAGAGGTCACTATCACCTCACCTGTCCGAGCTCAGCTTGTCCTATTTGTCTACATTGTTTATAGTTTCTTGTTTGTCTTAGTATTGCAACTTGTAGTCTATATTAAGGATGTAACCAGACACAAAATGAATCAAGGGAAATGAGTTCCTCTTCTCTTTAGTCTTatgcgattctctctctctctccctctctcgattctcttcaccttcttcataaTTCTCATAATGACTTAAACAAATCTCAtattctttcatggtatcagagcaaccttactcttgagacctaaacctttttctttcttccgcaaattctctgagttctaaattctatttttggcaaagttcatcTTGTTCTTGAATCTTTGTTTccagaatttaccaaaaatagcAAAAACCATCCGAAaccttttctttccttttctctcttgatggatacctctgagaacacaaagatggtgatgataccagtcacactcaagggtcctaactacctgacatgggcaagacttgccaaaacagctctcggaggcagaggtctttgggaagttgttgaagaaggccgccccaccaagaagactgtcctaggagaggatggcaaagagGTGGTGATTGCGGATGCtggggagaagaagaaaggtcaggaggacctcatggtgttgtctatcatccagaatagcctcgctccttctctccaagaggcttatgcCTTTTGTGAGACCTCCAAAGAGTTGTGGGACACTCTTAAGAAGGTATATGCTAATAAATCCAACATAAGCAAGGTGTATGAAGTGAAAGGAGCCATCAACTCTCTcagtcaagaggacacagactttgatgctcactttgggaagttccggtctctatgggccgagctagagatgctcaggCCAGCCACTGTCGACCCAGATGTTCTCCATGAGAGGAGAGAGCaggataaggtctttgccttACTACTTACCCTTaacccagggtatgatgacctaatcaggcacatactgaggaacaaggagcttccCTCCCTTGATGAAGTGTGTGCGGAGATCCAAaaggagcacggctcagtgggtctctttaagagaaagggagagatggtgatggccaatcaagctgaaggagccgagaacaaacctgccggagtagccaacaaaggaTACTATAAGCCTGAGGATAGGAAGGTGTGGGTgtgtgaccactgcaagaagaagggtcatgggaaggacaagtgctggatccttcacccacatctCAAACCGGCCAAATTCAGAACTGAAGGAAGGGCCAACTACTCGGGTGACATTGGAGAAACATCCAACCGCTCTCAAGCTGTTGAGGAGAAGAAGCAGGGCCATGATGATACCATCAAGAAGTCTGACATTGAGgctctcatcaaagctcttaaggagtccgGTAACACCCTTGGAACTTCTCTTAATGCTACTTATCACACGCCTAGAGGTCTCTTTACTTCGTATCAAGTAGCTCACCAAACTGAGAGAGTTAAGCCTTTAGTTATAGACTCAGGCGCCTCTcaccatatgataagtgatgttaACTTGATTAGTAACATAGAACCTGTGATAGgcaatgtgatgatagctaatggtgataaaaTTCCAATTAAGGGAGTAGGAACACTTAAgctgtttgataaagactctaaagctttctatatgcctactTTTGCCTCTAACCTTCTTTCTGTAAAAAGGGCTACTACTGATCTAAATTGTAATGtcatatttagtcctaatgaagttgtgtttcaggatattgagactcTTAAGTTGATTGGCAAAGGTGTGACAAAGGGAGATCTCTACCTTCTTGAAGACGCCAAGACTCCTTCTTATTTATCTTCAGCTTTTAGTTCAATTCCTGTCTTAGATCAtgatgcattgtggcatgctaggctaggccATCCTCATTCCCGTGCACTGAACTTGTTGTTACctgatatttcttttaaaaatgatggctgtgaagcttgtatcCTTGGTAAACATTGCAAGACCGTTTTCCCTAAGTCATCTACAatctatgaaaattgctttgatcttatacactctgatgtttggactgcaccatgcatatctagggagaatcataagtattttgtcacatttatagatcaaaaatcaaaatatacttggCTGACTATGATTCCAACTAAAGATAGAGTGCTAGATGCTTTCATTAATTTCCAAACTTACATAACTAATCAAttcaatgttaagatcaaagtGTTCAGGTCAGACAATGGGGGGGAATACACAAGTCATGGTTTCAAAAATTACCTAGCCaagcatggaatacttcatcaaacgagCTGTCCATATACACCCCAAcagaatggagtggctgagaggaaaaaCCGGCACCTTATGGGCGTGGCCAGATCCATGATGTTTCAGACCAATGTTCCTAAGcggttctggagtgatgcagtcatgaCAGCATGTTATCTGATCAACCGTACTCCAACCAGAATCCTTGGTGACCTCACACCATATGAGGTACTGAACAAAAGAAAACCCTCTATTGATTATTTACGTGTATTTGGTTGCTTGTGTTATGTCTTGCAGCCAGAtggacagagaaacaagcttgagccACGGAGCACCAAGGCAGTCTTTCTTGGCTATTCCACTACCCAAAAGGGGTATAAATGCTATGTTCCAGAGGCCAGGAAGGTCTTAGTCTccagagatgtgaagtttgtggaatccAGAGGATACTTTGAGAAGAAAAGTTGGGATGAGCTAAAAGATCTCTCTCAACCTTCCTCGGACAGAGCAGACACACTAAGGCGGCTTATGCAGAACTTGGGAATCAGTTTGTTTCCATCTGCTGGCACTCAGGAGGCTGAAGCTGTCCCGGAGACAGTGAGAGCTCCACAAGATTCTACCACAACCCCACATCCTCATCCTGATCCTGAATGGGGGAACAACAATGATCATGAAGCTGAGAGCAATGATCCTAATGTTCATGATCCGGATGAGCAGATGCAGCAAGAGGCTGACCAAACCACTGATGTGAACTCTGGAGGAGTCGAATCAAGTGGACAAGAAGATGTACAAGAGGTGCAGCAGcttaggagaagcacaagacaGAGGAAACCGGtttcaaactggaacaacactAGAGTATACTTCAACGCAGAGGCAATAGCTCATCCACCCAGTGCCGTGTGCTCCCTTGCttactatccagaagaacatcaagcctttgtgggttcattggatcaggaatggataccaagaacatatgcagaagctatggataatgatgaatggagggaatcagtgaatgatgaaatgggagctATGGAAAgaaacaacacctggtatgagacagagcttccaagagggaagaaagctgtgaccagtagactcatacacaccatcaagtatcttgcaaatgggaaaccagaaagaaagaagaccaggCTGGTGGCAAGGGGATACACACAAgtgtatggagaagactatctagacacctttgcaccagtggccaagcttcatacAATCCGGATAGTCCTCTCACTAGCAGTGAACCtagagtgggatctttggcaaatggatgtgaagaacgctttcttgcaaggtgaactagaagatgaagtatacatgaggccacctcccggaatggaagagatggtgaaaccagggaatgttcttagactcagaaaggctatctatggcttaaagcaatcaccaagagcctggtaccacaagctaagtactacactgaatggaagaggctttgtgaagtctcaagctgatcatacactctttactctcacaagcaagcaagggattgtgGTAAtcctagtctatgtggatgatattaTCATC
The nucleotide sequence above comes from Brassica napus cultivar Da-Ae unplaced genomic scaffold, Da-Ae ScsIHWf_225;HRSCAF=389, whole genome shotgun sequence. Encoded proteins:
- the LOC125600435 gene encoding uncharacterized protein LOC125600435; protein product: MLRPATVDPDVLHERREQDKVFALLLTLNPGTEGRANYSGDIGETSNRSQAVEEKKQGHDDTIKKSDIEALIKALKESGNTLGTSLNATYHTPRGLFTSYQVAHQTERVKPLVIDSGASHHMISDVNLISNIEPVIGNVMIANGDKIPIKGVGTLKLFDKDSKAFYMPTFASNLLSVKRATTDLNCNVIFSPNEVVFQDIETLKLIGKGVTKGDLYLLEDAKTPSYLSSAFSSIPVLDHDALWHARLGHPHSRALNLLLPDISFKNDGCEACILGKHCKTNGVAERKNRHLMGVARSMMFQTNVPKRFWSDAVMTACYLINRTPTRILGDLTPYEPDGQRNKLEPRSTKAVFLGYSTTQKGYKCYVPEARKVLVSRDVKFVESRGYFEKKSWDELKDLSQPSSDRADTLRRLMQNLGISLFPSAGTQEAEAVPETVRAPQDSTTTPHPHPDPEWGNNNDHEAESNDPNVHDPDEQMQQEADQTTDVNSGGVESSGQEDVQEVQQLRRSTRQRKPVSNWNNTRVYFNAEAIAHPPSAKERRPGWWQGDTHKCMEKTI